aaatgtaaattataaaaagaataaatgtCTTGGGGCCTTGACCAAGTTTGACCGGGActtttgaccctttttggctgagttatggccctttgattaacgaaaaaCTCTATTTTCGTCTTTTTGGTcaataactcttgcaaatattactGGATTTTCTTGAAACTTGGTAACATGGTTAAATGACACACTGTTAAAAATGTATTCATATGtgacattgaaaattttgatttcCTTTTCCTATTTCAGAGCAAAAAAGAGGAAGAAAACCTAAGGAGTGGAAGTTTCTTGTTTTCCTACTAAGCAAGGCTAACGATGACTATTTGCCAACGTCAGTTGAAATTAATCGCCTACAACGCTGTGGATATGGTAAGCACATGACCTTAATCTTCTTTAACTATGAAACAAGTTCCTAAAATTTCATTGCCCTGAATTCATTTGCCTAGTCAAGTCAAGATTTCAATTACATTTCCAGCTTTTTTTGGTCACCTGAAAggctcaagtgacctattctaattaCGTTTTGACGCCATTATCCATAGTGTATCCGTAaacaagggggggggggggcgcaaAGTGCAAGATTTTATAACCCCCATTCGATCTTGAATTAACGATTTGtcttataaatatgttatttcatATTTGAGCAGCAGTTGCACAAAATGTCACTTTTCAATGCAATGTAACAGACACTAACACACACTGAAAATGGTTTTGAAGGAGATCAGGGGGAATCTGCTATgagaaaaaattgaaaatcagctccatgaaactttctgtgtTTATTGTACAAGTGCCCTATAGTTGTTTCTTTTGCTGTTGCAGACGTTCAATCTTTGGgattttttctgttacaatgGAAAAGATAACCaaattacagtttctttttattacatgctgttattttttcctgtttttaataCTGACACACATTTAAAGTCATTGTTACTTTGACTTTGATGTATTTGAGTTTTTATACTAACTGCGCGGGAGATAATGTCACGCTTGTGGATCCttgttttctttcaaatgtgcatttttagaaacattacAGTTATTAAAGTCGTCGTTTTGAAGTATTGAATTATATAAACCctatgaacattatttgttcaatttctATAGGAAAATGAGTAAAACTTATCcggagatagcattttaacatacCGGTATCATATCAAAATTGGGATCTCTTGTGTACAAAATGATAGTGGGGGTATATTTAGTTCTAGTTAGATGGTGATTCTATTATGTATTATTGGTACCCCAGcgttcttttctttctttcctaAGATGAGATTTATTTTACAGGATACCCATCTGCCCAGTTTGTCAAACCAAGATCGCTATCCAGTGAAAACTGCCATTCCAGTTGACATGCCCTTGAATGACTTTCAGTCCATGATTTGCACATTATACCCAGATGCACGCCTTGGAATGATTGGATTTACCTTCGCCAAGTGTGACCAAGGGAAGAAGCTACGTAGAATTGAAGCAGACGCTGTTGCAGATCTGAAAAGCATCTTGAAGCAGGGGAAATTATACCTTATTCCTAATCGGGACTTGAGAATGGCAAGTATTAAGTGTTGATGGACACCCTACCCATAATTGAGTGCTTTTAGTAATGCAAAGCAGTTAATGGTATCATCattatgtacacattttaatgcCTATACCATGGAACAAGGGATGGCGACTATTAGTGTTAcccaaatatacaaatataacatatcATGTATTGTCCCATTTTGTCTAATTTTATTAATTGGTAATTTGGGCTTTGACATTTTTAATCATATTTCTAGTTAGaatcatagaaatgttttgGTGAAAAACTGTCTGAGCATAGATAGCTTTTTAAACCACATTTGGTCTGTTGTTCATTTGTTCAAACATCCGTCCATAAACAATTCTTGTCATCACTATTTCTCACAACACATATTGGAGGGATCtctcttaaatttcatatgtaggttcctcttggtGCCTAGTTATGAacattgcattttggaactgatCAGTCTCTAAGATGGCCAGCAGGCAGCCACCTTAGATTTTAACAACTGAAGTTTATTATCACAATTTGCCAGATATCATATTACACATGAGATCAGACTCATGGAGAAACATTTTTCCTGATTTCTTTATGTAAATGGATTTTAACTATATATGCAACCACACTGATaggtaaaacaaatatttagcaTGAGTCTTGTTTTAATTGCAAATGCAATAAATAACTGGCCATAGATGCATGATTTAGTAACTATATGAATATTGTGCTAATGGTTGATTTCATTTTAGGAAACTCCACTGCTTATGGAAGAAGAAACGATAGTTCGAGAAAATGTAGAAGCTGTTGTCCAACAACCTCCACCACTAGTTGTCCAACAACCACCACCACCAGTTGTCCAACAACCTCCACCACCAGTTGTCCAACAACCGCCACCACCAGTTGTCCAACAACCTCCACCACCAGTTGTCCAACAACCGCCACCACCAGTTGTCCAACAACCGCCACCACCAGTTGTCCAACAACCTCCACCACTAGTTGTCCAACAACCACCACCAGTTGTCCAACAACCACCACCACCAGTTGTCCAACAACCTCCACCACCAGTTGTCCCAACAACCTCCACCACCAGTTGTCCAACAACCGCCACCACCAGTTGTCCAACAACCTCCACCACCAGTTGTCCAACAACCACCACCACCAGTTGTCCAACAACCTCCACCACAACTACCGCCACCACCAGTTGTCCAACAACACCACCAGTTGTCCAACAACCGCCACCACCAGTTGTCCAACAACCTCCACCACCAGTTGTCAGTTGTCCAACAACCTCCACCACCAGTTGTCCAACAACCACCACCACCAGTTGTCCAACAACCTCCACCACCAGTTGTCCAACAACCGCCACCACCCAGTTGTCCAACAACCTCCACCACCAGTTGTCCATCAACCTCCACCACCAGTTGTCCAACCAACCCCAGAGGCTATGCCACAACCAACGCCAAATCACATTGTTGATGAAACTCTCGtacaggtattaaatttatcaaactgtaaatatagaattATGTTGTGGAAAGTATTTGGTTGGTGCTTTTTCATTATACTAAGTGTCATCATAAAACGAAAAATGACACTCCTTTCATATTCCTTTGAGCTCAAGCTCGCTttaaaggagtagatatgataggaccagtattttgGCCCttatttttcaggccgaaaaatattaactctgatccacatcaatttcacataaataaatactctcatacttgccattcatcaaaacataactttttataaccatgtacac
The DNA window shown above is from Argopecten irradians isolate NY chromosome 8, Ai_NY, whole genome shotgun sequence and carries:
- the LOC138328853 gene encoding loricrin-like, with amino-acid sequence MRPLGLVGQLVVEVDGQLVVEVVGQLGGGGCWTTGGGGCWTTGGGGCWTTGGGGCWTTDNWWWRLLDNWWWRLLDNWWCCWTTGGGGSCGGGCWTTGGGGCWTTGGGGCWTTGGGGCWTTGGGGCWDNWWWRLLDNWWWWLLDNWWWLLDN